The following nucleotide sequence is from Pseudomonadales bacterium.
GTCTGGATGTTCGTATTGCGGTTTTGGCATAGGTTGTGCGTCAAGCCCACGCAGTATCGCGTTAACCAAACCAACCGCCCAAGGCTTGCCAAGGGATTTTGCCGCCGTAACTGCCGAATCAATCGCCGCATAGCTCGGCTGACGGAGATGCCGCAACTGATATGCGCCGACTAGAAGCAGTGCATACACATCCTGGTCTTTTTGTCGCAACGGTTTTTTAAGCTGTTTTTCAAGTTGCTGAGCGAGGCTGAAATAAAACCGGCAAACGCCATAAGCTAATGCTTTAGCTAGGCTTGCATCTTGAACTGATAAGCTAGTTGTTACGCTTGCAAGCGTCGCGGTTAATGACTGCCTCTCAAGTACCGCTGAGACTGCTACGGCGGCCGCCACCC
It contains:
- a CDS encoding 16S rRNA (cytosine(967)-C(5))-methyltransferase (catalyzes the methylation of cytosine at position 967 (m5C967) of 16S rRNA; SAM-dependent methyltransferase), which codes for MPKSRRRTKPKALNNPRVAAAVAVSAVLERQSLTATLASVTTSLSVQDASLAKALAYGVCRFYFSLAQQLEKQLKKPLRQKDQDVYALLLVGAYQLRHLRQPSYAAIDSAVTAAKSLGKPWAVGLVNAILRGLDAQPMPKPQYEHPDWLIASIRQAYPDHYAEIFDANNQPAPYAVRANLCKTTR